A stretch of DNA from Paenibacillus sp. FSL W8-0186:
GGTAATTTCGCATATATTTCCATCCCTTAATTTAGGTGAATGGGATAAGGGTGGCACCCCTTATCCCATAGATGAAAGCTAACGTATTTACCAGGCGATAGCTGCCTTGGTACCGTTCTTCTTGACGAACTCTTTTACAACTAGAATGAGACCTGCACTAAGACCTGCGCTTGCAAAAATGGATGCAAGGGCAATGACCGTAGAACCAACATTAATCGCGTTGACGATGACCGTAGCCCAGGCTGTGGAAATGCCTGTGTATGCAGTCAAATCAGCAATGATAAGCTCCAGCATAATTTATCACCTCCTTTCCAGCAGCCCTAGTTTCGTACAAGGGCTCGCTTCACTTTTTGAAACCGATTAAGACAAGCATCATGCCAAGACTTACCGTAACAACAGCCGTTAGAAGCCAGTTCCCAAAGTACAAATGATACAGAAGCGGAGGGGCTCCGAACAAAATAACCATGATGCGCATAAGATTTTTTGATGGTTTCATATTCACCTAATTCCTTTTTGCGCAGTCTCGCTCGATTGCAGCTGGGACAAGAAGTACGATTCGATCGAATCGTTGTCTTGCAAAATCTCGGGCAGCGTTCGCCGGTCCACGATACTTCCTTCGTTTATAAAAATCGCCCCATCGCAGAACGACTTTACAATATCCAACTGATGCGTAGAGAGAAGAATCGAGTTCCCGCCCTTTACGTATTCGCGTAATATCTCCCGAATAAGAATAGAGTTCACAGGATCTAAGCCCGAGATATACTCGTCCAGCAGCAGGAGTGGGGAGCGCCGCAGCATTGCGCATAGCAATGCGAGTTTCTTGCGGTTTCCTAACGAGTAGTGGAGTATCTGCTTATTGTACTCCGTTTGAAATCGGAAACGTTCGATCTCGTCCTCCACCTTCTTGGCAGGAACATCCACCGCGAACAAGTCCATAAAGAAGCGAATGTACTCTTTGCCGGTTAATTCATCGTATAATAACGGGTTATCGGGAATGAACGTCATCATTTGCTTCGCGACTTTTCTTTGTTCGGTTAAGGAAACGCCCCTAACGAGAACCTCCCCGGAGGTTGGCTTTACAAGACCCGCAGCAATCTTCAATGTTGTAGTCTTCCCTGCTCCATTCGGACCTAAGAAACCAATAATCGACCCGGGGAGGATATCGAAGCTAACATCCGAAAGTATGATCTTCTCCTCCGCCCGTTTGGAAATCTTGGATAAGGATAAAATTGTTGCTATGAAAATCACCGCCTACTTCAAATGAAGATCGTTGATGTCAATCCAACGGTGCAATTTGGCCTTCATCAAACGCAAACCAATTGCCGCAACTCCGAACATAAGACCGGGAATTACGATGTATTGCAGGCTAATGAACCAGGAGAACTCAATATAGTCCGCCATGTATAGGATTAACGGCAACAGCGCGACAGGGAGAATGACCCCGAGTACAATATAGTGCGTGATCCCCCTGATAACTTCCTTTTCGGGATAATCTTGAATTTGTTCCGGGTTCAAATAATCAAATCTTGGGTGGATTACACTAGGGATATGGCAGATTAACGTAAAGCACCAAACATAGATGGCCTGGACCGGCAGGAGCAGCAGGAGTAGTATCGAGAACTTCCCCGATAGCAAAATAACCACCAACTGTCCAAATGCAAAGATGGGCCAAGCGAGCAGCTTGTGAATGCTCCACTGCTGCTGCAATTCATTCCAGAGCGTTCTCTCTGCCATGAGGTCAAGGATGATACGTTCGCCGCTTGCTTCTAGTGAAATCTTGCCTGATAGAGAGCTATATAACTCGAACGATAAGAAGTACATAATCATGAACGACATAAAGCTCAAGACAGCGTATTCAATCTTGTCAACATTGACTCTGCTCAGCATCCCGGAGAATATGCCGATCAGGATCCAGAATCCTATGCCGCCGAATAGAGCCTGGAGATTTCTAAGAGTATAACTGCTACGGCAAAGTACTTTGATTCGCGCGGATAACAATCCTGCGTCCTTCGCCGGTACAATCGAATGCAACTTTCCATACAAGGTTTCCAATATTTTGTTGAATGCTATTTGCCGATTTCGGCGTGAGAAAGCGTTTAGTCTTGTCCCAGTAATAGCACCGCCGAATACAATCGCCCAAAGAATCAGCCAACCGGATGCTTGGAGCATAAACAGATCGGCCAATGCAACATGAGGCCACCAACTTTCCAGCAGAAAGCGCAAAACATGCTGAACTTCCTCCATGAACAGTTTCGAGCCTTCCCGCTGCCATGTCTCCAAAGCTTGCACATCCAATTCTCTCTGAATGAGAGGGAAGGTATTTACCCATGGAGCCGCGATTCTTCCAGCTATGGTGCAGAGCGCCACGATAACCGTTCGGGCGATGATTGCCCCGGCCATCGTTCCAACGAGTGCAGCCCGACTCCGGTCTCTTGTCTTAAGGATTCCGGAATATAACGCTGCAATTCCCTGAGTGAGAATTGTAAATACCAGAAACGACAAGGCAAGAATCCAAATGGCATGGAGAGGTGGAATGCGCGTTGTCCATACAATGGCGGCCAGTACCGGAAGCAAGAATGAAATCCACTGTTTGGCATCCCATAGAATATGCTCAAGGCGAAGGAGCAAATGTTTGATCTGCTCTGAGAACCACACATTCTGCAATAAGAAGTCATCTTGCGTATTGAGTTCCCACTTTGCCGATTTAATCCCGCTCAAAGTGGAGACCGCGATCATTAGGAAACTAACTATCGCCCATATCAAATGCAGATGATCGATGCCGCCTTCATTCGGGTTCATATATTTGCTTGTCAGGAATGCGGTTCCCCAAAAGTAGGCAACCATTTTAATGAGTTCCCATAGGAGCATCAGGAAGAATAACCGTGCTCTGCTTCTCCACTCGTTCCTCCAACGAATATACAATCTCCATTTGAGCCATCGAGTTAAATATGGAATGTGTCACCACCCCCTTACGTTGTGGCCCCAGGCATCGTTTGCATATAAATATATCTTAATATGGAATATTATTACATAGGATGAATGTACCAAATTTCTACAATATACCCATATAATCTCACCAGCTTCTTCGTTCTGGGGTAGGAGATTTCCCCCTCATTTTGGACAACAAAAAACCCTCATCCTTAAAGGGACGAGAGCGGCTCACATGGTACCACCCCATTTTAGCGAATGCCTCAAGACATTCACCTCTTTTAGGTATAACGTTGTATAATCCTATCTATCCACGAAGTCTAAGTGATTTGGATTTTACCTCGAAATAGGCAGCAAAGCCAAGCGAAATTCCCCAGACAAGGAACAGTGCATACCACACATATCCCCATGCCGCCATCGGGCTTGCATCCTGTTCTGCAAAAGAGGGAGCGGAAACGACACGTCCGATCGCCATCTCTCAATTTGTTCTGTAAGATAGTCGCTCACCTGTTTCACCCCCATTTACAAAACCCAGCTTTTCAGCCGTATTAATGGCCGAATAATGATTGTTCGTTGAACGAGAAACCCATGCAGACCGAGAAGGAGAAAACAGATAAAACCGTTTTAATTCTTTTTTATCTGTTTCTGGCATTGATAATTGAAAAATACATATTGATCATTATTGTGATATAGACAAATGTCAAACCTATTAAAATTCCGATAGCCTTAATTTTTGGATCAATAGAAGAAAACGCTAAACTAAAAGCAGCTATACCCATATATGACAACCACATCCAGTACATTTTCCCACATATATCCACCCTCATCTTCACACATTTCAGCAACTTCTTTTTTTCCTGTTTCTGAGCAAATTATTTCTCTCTGGTCATAAATATGAACAAATTGCTCTTGTTCCATAATAGTCTCCTTGGTTTATTTGTTAATAAATAGTTTTATTTACTCTATATTGGTATTATGGTAATATAACCATTGAATTAAAATATAAGGAGATGATTCTATGAAAAAAATCTTCTCAGCTATTTCTGCAACTATTCTTACTGCTTCTCTGTTAGTCATCCCTGTATCTGCTGAACAGGCAACCACACAAAATAGCAGTACCAAAGGAGTGGTACAGTTAGGCGGTTACTGCCCAACATGTAACGCGGTTGGCATTCCTTATCCAAAAAAAGATTATAAAAGAAGCGATTTTAATGGAACCAGTATTCAATACCAAGGCTCCACCTATTATTTTTCATTCATTGATGACAATTTGACTACAGATACACATTGGTGGACAGTTTGGATTAAATAATATAAATATTTCATCTGAGAGAGCTTATAGAGGCTCTCTCTTATTTTTCTAATTTAATAATCGAATCTACTCTCTAATTCAGCTACATTTCTCTTTTTAAATGAAATACTGTTTTCATCGACTAGTATAAACAATATACATATCATCAAATGATCTTGCTTCCTCAATGTGGGATGGTTTTTGCTCTAGACGTTTCAAGCTACCATCAAACATCGAATTACAGTCCAAATCTAAATCCTCCCATAAACCAATAACCAATGAGTCGTGTTAATAATTCGTCTGGCACCTTTGCAAAATTTCCCGGGAAGCCAAAAGAAATTCCCAAACCCCACCAAAAGTGCGGAAGTGCATATAATAACCCTCAGATGAACGCCATATACCCTGCCCAGTTCCGTTTTTTAACGTTCATTTTCATCACCTCAACCGCAATCTTAACATCCTTAGGTTCGCTTTAAGGCGCACTCAAGTTTAATCTTTGTTTAATTTTATGTGCTGGTTTTCCGGACGTGTTGAATCTCATTCCACTTCTCCTTCAAAGCCTTTAAATCTTCTACGAAGAACCTTAGTAGATTGGGTCGTCTTCTTACTGCCAGCGGGTGATAGGTGAAGCTGATAGGCGTACCCTGAAACTCCTGCCAACTGCCTCGTAATTCCTTAACACTGGCACTCTCCTTATCCGGGAATAAGCCTTCCACCACGACATTTCCAAATCCAAATAGTACAAGCGGCTGCTTCTGAAAGATCTGCATCTCTAAATGAGGAAGACACGCGGCTCTAGTGTCAGGTTTATTATAGGCACGCATCGGTCGGCGTTTTAGCAAATAGGTGACATAAACCTCATTTACTTCTATCCCTGCCTCTCTCATGCCGAGTTGGAGCGTTTCTCGGGTACCACACAGAAATGAATTTCCTTGCCGATCCTCCCGGGCTCCGGGATTATCCAGAATCATCATAAGCGAAGCTCTCGGATTTCCTTCACCCCAGATGAGACGATTCCGCTGCTTGGATAGTTCGCACAATTCACAGTGCTCTATACCTTTGGGCGCTTGTTCTTCAGGTAAGATTACAAAGGGATGATCCATCACTTGTCATATAGCTCCTTCCTATCACACACCATGGATCTATTATGCCCGCCCGCAGCAAAAACTTTCCATTCCTTATGGTACGGTTCCCCCTCCCCAAGGCTGTAACAGCAAATTTTAAGGCCATCCTGTTTCAGGATGGCCTTTTTATAAAACTAAATCGTCCGTACCTCATACTCAAAGGGTTCTTCACACGAGTAAATTTCATGGAAAAAACCCATGTAGGGAATATCATCTTCCAGGCATTTTATGCGATATGACAAGTCTTCATCACACTCCGGCTCTTCGCCATTGTTCCGCATAACCTCGAACGCATCGATAATACTCTCCATAAGGGATACTTGGATAAATAGGGGTAATTTTTCTAGCATTGAACACTCGATACTTGTCTCAGTTCTGTATCCCGCAAGGACGGTTTCAAAATAATCATCCATGAACTTTTTTCGTTTATCGGCATCTGGTTCAAATTGTATCCAGCCCACTCCGTGTGTCCAAAGACCCGCTAGGTCAAACATATACCAGCAGTAACATGAATTATCGAAATCGTATACCGTTATCTGACCTGTATCAAAATCTATCGAATAATTCCCATCGTTGTAATCAAAATGGACCATACCAAAGGATTCGAGGTTCCTGTCCAACCCATCTAAGGCTTCTAGGAGCTCTAACAGCTTCTCCTTCAGCAATGG
This window harbors:
- a CDS encoding circular bacteriocin, circularin A/uberolysin family produces the protein MLELIIADLTAYTGISTAWATVIVNAINVGSTVIALASIFASAGLSAGLILVVKEFVKKNGTKAAIAW
- a CDS encoding ABC transporter ATP-binding protein gives rise to the protein MIFIATILSLSKISKRAEEKIILSDVSFDILPGSIIGFLGPNGAGKTTTLKIAAGLVKPTSGEVLVRGVSLTEQRKVAKQMMTFIPDNPLLYDELTGKEYIRFFMDLFAVDVPAKKVEDEIERFRFQTEYNKQILHYSLGNRKKLALLCAMLRRSPLLLLDEYISGLDPVNSILIREILREYVKGGNSILLSTHQLDIVKSFCDGAIFINEGSIVDRRTLPEILQDNDSIESYFLSQLQSSETAQKGIR
- a CDS encoding uracil-DNA glycosylase, yielding MDHPFVILPEEQAPKGIEHCELCELSKQRNRLIWGEGNPRASLMMILDNPGAREDRQGNSFLCGTRETLQLGMREAGIEVNEVYVTYLLKRRPMRAYNKPDTRAACLPHLEMQIFQKQPLVLFGFGNVVVEGLFPDKESASVKELRGSWQEFQGTPISFTYHPLAVRRRPNLLRFFVEDLKALKEKWNEIQHVRKTST
- a CDS encoding phosphotransferase → MNHCEVVKISDAYLLSLVTELYGLEGYEFQLIPAHDGGRNVVYTCEKEGDDAILRIAFLPDRSRGDFLAEVEYVRYLFEHGGSVSDVVSSLKGNLLEEITHNNHTFFICLFKKARGKLLVENHYQYREGVPITEYYYNCGKVLGKLHQISKGYQPVHRRSSFFDKYNADYIEKLIPGSLPLLKEKLLELLEALDGLDRNLESFGMVHFDYNDGNYSIDFDTGQITVYDFDNSCYCWYMFDLAGLWTHGVGWIQFEPDADKRKKFMDDYFETVLAGYRTETSIECSMLEKLPLFIQVSLMESIIDAFEVMRNNGEEPECDEDLSYRIKCLEDDIPYMGFFHEIYSCEEPFEYEVRTI